One Gordonia sp. SID5947 genomic region harbors:
- the dmpG gene encoding 4-hydroxy-2-oxovalerate aldolase, which produces MSNADLMANARKYSDALDIRITDSSLRDGSHHKRHQFTEQEVRDIVAALDASGVPVIEVTHGDGLGGSSFNYGFSKTPEQQLIKAAAETAKQAKIAFLMLPGLGTKDDIRAAQDNGGQICRIATHCTEADVSIQHFGLARDLGLETVGFLMMSHSQPPEKLAEQARIMADAGCQCVYVVDSAGALVLEDVTVRVQALRAELGDDAQIGFHGHENLDIAVANSINAIRAGAQQIDGSIRRFGAGAGNTPTEAFVGVCDKLGITTGVDFMKIADAAQDVVRPAMPSECLVDRPSMMMGYAGCYSSFLKHAEGHAERYNVSAAEILLEAGSRKLVGGQEDQLIDIALELKKKQDANAGV; this is translated from the coding sequence ATGAGCAATGCAGACCTGATGGCGAACGCACGCAAGTACTCCGACGCCCTCGACATCCGGATCACCGACTCGTCGTTGCGCGACGGCAGCCACCACAAGCGGCATCAGTTCACCGAGCAGGAAGTGCGTGACATCGTCGCCGCACTCGACGCCTCGGGTGTGCCGGTGATCGAGGTGACACACGGTGACGGGCTGGGCGGGTCGTCGTTCAACTACGGGTTCTCCAAGACGCCTGAGCAGCAACTGATCAAGGCCGCCGCGGAAACCGCCAAGCAGGCCAAGATCGCCTTCCTGATGCTGCCCGGACTCGGCACCAAGGACGATATCCGGGCCGCGCAGGACAACGGTGGGCAGATCTGCCGCATCGCCACCCACTGCACCGAGGCCGACGTGTCGATTCAGCACTTCGGTCTCGCCCGTGACCTGGGGCTCGAGACGGTCGGCTTCCTGATGATGAGCCATTCGCAGCCGCCGGAGAAACTGGCAGAGCAGGCCAGGATCATGGCCGACGCGGGATGTCAGTGCGTCTATGTCGTCGACTCGGCGGGTGCGCTGGTCCTCGAGGACGTCACCGTCCGGGTGCAGGCGTTGCGGGCCGAGCTGGGTGACGACGCCCAGATCGGTTTCCACGGGCACGAGAACCTCGACATCGCGGTTGCCAACTCGATCAACGCTATTCGTGCCGGTGCCCAGCAGATCGACGGCTCGATCCGTCGCTTCGGTGCAGGCGCGGGCAATACGCCCACCGAGGCATTCGTGGGTGTCTGCGACAAACTGGGCATCACCACCGGTGTGGACTTCATGAAGATCGCCGACGCGGCTCAGGACGTGGTGCGCCCCGCGATGCCGAGCGAGTGTCTCGTCGACCGCCCGTCGATGATGATGGGCTACGCCGGTTGCTACAGCTCCTTCCTCAAGCACGCCGAGGGCCATGCCGAGCGCTACAACGTGTCCGCCGCCGAGATCCTCTTGGAGGCCGGCAGCCGCAAACTCGTCGGCGGGCAAGAGGACCAGCTCATCGACATCGCGCTGGAACTGAAGAAGAAGCAGGACGCGAACGCCGGCGTCTGA
- a CDS encoding FCD domain-containing protein, with translation MPSDRDRVRDSLASDGAVRAPKAAEQIAGRLRGRIVRGELAPGSKLRSEPDLLVEFGVSRPTLREAFRILESEGLLLVVTGAGGGPRVQAPDLGVVSRQIGYYLQIKQTTLEDLLEAREEFEPICVRLLAERRTAGALREFAALLDRLRRAAGPGFASESAYVAWVDLTREFHELIAENCGNNTLAAQARALGEMLRAHHRRSLRSVNFRPSSPKLAAELIGDYARLLELVRARDVDAAERHWRTHLQRSARLTYRNQDPRSVVDLVD, from the coding sequence GTGCCATCCGACCGTGACCGCGTGCGCGACTCGCTGGCCTCCGACGGTGCGGTCCGGGCGCCCAAGGCCGCGGAGCAGATTGCGGGTCGGCTACGAGGGCGGATCGTGCGCGGTGAGCTCGCACCCGGTTCGAAGTTGAGATCCGAGCCGGATCTGCTCGTCGAGTTCGGGGTGTCGAGACCGACCTTGCGTGAGGCGTTTCGCATCCTCGAGAGCGAGGGGCTGCTCCTGGTGGTCACCGGGGCCGGTGGCGGGCCGCGTGTACAGGCGCCGGATCTCGGTGTCGTGTCCCGCCAGATCGGTTACTACCTGCAGATCAAGCAGACGACGCTCGAGGATCTGCTGGAGGCGCGGGAGGAGTTCGAACCGATCTGCGTGCGTCTGCTCGCGGAACGACGGACAGCGGGTGCGCTGCGGGAGTTCGCCGCATTGCTCGACCGTCTGCGGCGGGCTGCGGGTCCCGGCTTCGCATCGGAGTCGGCATATGTCGCATGGGTCGACTTGACGCGCGAGTTCCACGAACTGATCGCCGAGAACTGCGGTAACAACACATTGGCGGCGCAGGCACGGGCACTCGGTGAGATGCTGCGGGCCCACCATCGGCGGAGCCTTCGGTCGGTGAACTTCCGGCCGAGTTCGCCGAAACTCGCCGCAGAACTGATCGGGGACTACGCACGGCTGCTGGAACTGGTCCGGGCACGCGACGTCGACGCGGCCGAACGACACTGGCGCACCCACCTCCAGCGCTCGGCTCGTCTCACATATCGGAATCAAGACCCGCGGTCCGTCGTCGATCTCGTCGACTGA
- a CDS encoding GntR family transcriptional regulator has translation MTDNPTVRVFSTRHDAERGIRTPKTAELVARRLRGMVVDGELKAGDHLPNEAELMELFSVSRPTLREAIRVLEAERLVEVRRGSRSGAKVCVPGPEVVARPASLLLELSGATVADVYRALEAVEPAAARLLAAEGSEEAFDELEQFVDEVVPAEFASGQLGRAAADFHLRMVQLSGSPTLALIAGMVHEIFERNHVAFAKERLDSDRSQHESNYKLFVRSQRRFIKLLRARDGAGAFTHWQKHMGVAREFVMLGREDLRVQDLLD, from the coding sequence GTGACCGACAACCCGACCGTCCGGGTCTTCTCGACACGCCACGATGCCGAACGCGGTATCCGGACGCCGAAAACCGCCGAACTGGTGGCCCGGCGGTTGCGTGGGATGGTCGTCGACGGTGAGCTCAAGGCAGGAGACCATCTGCCCAACGAGGCCGAGCTCATGGAGCTGTTCTCGGTGAGCCGACCGACGTTGCGTGAGGCGATCCGCGTGCTGGAGGCCGAACGGCTGGTGGAGGTGCGACGAGGGTCGCGATCGGGCGCCAAGGTGTGTGTGCCAGGTCCCGAGGTGGTTGCCCGGCCGGCCTCGCTCCTGCTGGAGTTGTCCGGAGCGACCGTGGCCGATGTCTATCGCGCGCTCGAGGCCGTCGAACCAGCCGCAGCGCGCCTGCTCGCCGCGGAGGGCAGCGAAGAGGCGTTCGACGAGCTGGAGCAATTCGTCGACGAGGTCGTGCCGGCCGAGTTCGCATCGGGCCAGCTGGGCCGTGCAGCAGCGGATTTCCACCTGCGGATGGTCCAGCTGTCGGGGAGTCCGACCCTCGCCCTGATCGCCGGCATGGTCCACGAGATCTTCGAACGCAATCATGTCGCGTTTGCCAAGGAACGTCTCGATTCCGACCGCTCCCAACATGAATCGAACTACAAGCTCTTCGTCCGCTCGCAGCGGCGATTCATCAAACTGTTGCGGGCACGCGATGGTGCGGGCGCATTCACCCACTGGCAGAAGCACATGGGCGTCGCCCGCGAGTTCGTGATGCTCGGCCGAGAAGATCTGCGGGTGCAGGACCTCCTCGACTGA
- a CDS encoding OB-fold domain-containing protein, with amino-acid sequence MTSPSGRPLPQPSLRSAEFWASGADGVLRVARCGRCERLTHPRPAVCPHCRSREIEMSAVSGRAVVVGLTVNEQQWLPSFPPPYVIAVVALDDDPSVRLTTNIIGCDAADVGIGSRVRVTFEQADDDIWIPLFEPDPDATTPGVIPAPEDLSSRLRAMPSASKFEETVAITGIGQSRVGRRLMIDPLRLTVDACEAAIADAGLTFEDIDGLATYPGGASAGGLTEGGIMPVEEILRLRPTWVSGGNEFPGQNGSIVAAMLAVSAGLCRHVLCYRTVWESSHAAMVRDGRWHTPKARATGMMEGRAPYGAMSAANWIALCASHYFHRYGGGRETLGRIAVTARTHAAANPEAVYRDPITLDDYHAARMISSPFGLYDCDVPVDGAVAVIVSAAETASDRPHPPVYVEAVGTQIMETLSWDQGTLTHLPQSLGPSSHLWSRTDFGPGDVDVGLLYDGFTFNALSWLEGLGFCEPGGAADFIGDGSAISLGGRLPLNPHGGQLSAGRLHGYGFVREAVLQLRHEAPGRQVDEAQVAVVTSGGGVPSGAILLRS; translated from the coding sequence GTGACCAGTCCGTCGGGACGCCCTTTGCCGCAGCCGTCACTTCGTTCCGCGGAGTTCTGGGCATCCGGTGCCGATGGAGTGCTACGCGTCGCCAGGTGTGGGCGCTGCGAGCGTCTGACACATCCGCGGCCTGCGGTATGTCCGCACTGCCGAAGCCGCGAGATCGAGATGAGCGCGGTGTCGGGCCGTGCGGTGGTGGTCGGACTGACGGTGAACGAGCAGCAATGGTTGCCGTCGTTCCCGCCCCCGTATGTGATCGCCGTGGTCGCGCTCGACGACGATCCGTCGGTCCGGTTGACCACCAACATCATTGGGTGCGACGCCGCGGATGTCGGCATCGGGTCGCGGGTGCGGGTGACCTTCGAACAGGCCGACGACGACATCTGGATTCCGTTGTTCGAGCCCGACCCGGACGCGACCACCCCGGGTGTCATACCGGCGCCAGAGGACCTGTCCTCGCGATTGCGCGCGATGCCCTCGGCGTCGAAGTTCGAAGAGACGGTAGCGATCACCGGGATCGGGCAGTCCCGGGTCGGTCGCCGACTCATGATCGATCCGCTGAGGTTGACCGTCGACGCCTGCGAGGCCGCGATCGCCGACGCAGGCCTGACTTTCGAGGACATCGACGGTCTGGCCACATATCCCGGCGGTGCGTCGGCGGGTGGGCTCACCGAGGGCGGGATCATGCCGGTCGAGGAGATCCTGCGGCTGCGTCCCACATGGGTTTCCGGTGGCAACGAGTTCCCTGGACAGAACGGCTCGATCGTCGCGGCGATGCTCGCCGTCTCTGCCGGGTTGTGTCGCCATGTGCTCTGCTATCGGACGGTCTGGGAATCCAGCCATGCCGCGATGGTCCGTGACGGCCGATGGCACACTCCGAAGGCGCGGGCGACCGGCATGATGGAAGGGCGTGCGCCCTATGGGGCCATGTCGGCGGCCAACTGGATCGCGCTGTGCGCCAGTCACTATTTCCATCGGTATGGGGGCGGGCGCGAGACGCTCGGCCGGATCGCGGTCACCGCGCGGACACACGCGGCCGCGAACCCCGAAGCGGTGTACCGGGATCCGATCACCCTCGACGATTACCACGCGGCGCGGATGATCTCGAGCCCGTTCGGCCTGTACGACTGCGATGTGCCGGTCGACGGCGCGGTCGCTGTCATCGTCTCGGCTGCCGAGACGGCATCCGACCGCCCTCACCCGCCGGTGTACGTCGAGGCGGTCGGGACCCAGATCATGGAGACGCTTTCCTGGGATCAGGGCACGCTGACGCATCTCCCGCAGAGCCTAGGCCCCTCATCGCATCTCTGGTCACGCACCGATTTCGGGCCGGGCGACGTGGATGTGGGCCTTCTGTATGACGGATTCACCTTCAACGCGCTGTCGTGGCTCGAAGGCCTCGGTTTCTGTGAGCCGGGCGGCGCGGCCGACTTCATCGGAGACGGCAGCGCGATCTCCCTCGGCGGCCGGTTACCGCTGAACCCGCACGGCGGGCAGCTCTCCGCGGGGCGACTGCACGGATACGGGTTCGTCCGGGAGGCGGTGCTGCAGCTGCGGCACGAGGCACCTGGTCGCCAGGTCGACGAGGCGCAGGTCGCCGTCGTGACGTCCGGCGGCGGTGTGCCTTCGGGGGCGATCCTGCTCCGGAGCTGA
- a CDS encoding acyl-CoA dehydrogenase family protein, which produces MTTETGGLMDFALSTDQQDLADAERAWLQKHDPILERRPSIDDGPATISATMRKHLTEAGYAGLLTDEVGATNVDLLLLVEAHGWAGSALPLAEVAIGSALLEAMGFPRWRDAAAGEEIVIPVRPSTPAGLDIELTDDGLRIHGTTAPATGLVDADRIVLIARAADGGDVAAVIPIDDVGVRVRETLDLLRSWAVVDIDLTVGAGQWASMPAGTADTVTEQLATFRAADALGCADRLLGLAVDYAGQRTQFDRPIGTFQAVKHHLANMALAVEASRSTLWAAALALDDDALDDGALDDDALDTDRTARALAVSSAVAFACRSAGEVAQLALQVHGGIGFTWEHDVHLLLRRIKVDELLDGSVSDHHRRITDLRAGSTGTS; this is translated from the coding sequence ATGACAACGGAGACGGGAGGGCTGATGGATTTCGCGCTGAGCACCGACCAGCAAGACCTGGCCGACGCCGAGCGTGCATGGCTGCAGAAGCACGATCCGATCCTGGAGCGGCGGCCGTCGATCGACGATGGGCCCGCGACCATCTCGGCGACCATGCGCAAGCACCTGACCGAAGCCGGGTACGCGGGCCTGTTGACAGATGAGGTCGGCGCGACCAACGTCGACCTGTTGCTTCTCGTGGAAGCCCACGGTTGGGCAGGCAGCGCATTACCCCTTGCGGAGGTGGCCATCGGCTCGGCACTGCTCGAGGCGATGGGCTTTCCCCGGTGGCGCGACGCCGCTGCCGGTGAGGAGATCGTCATCCCGGTCCGTCCGTCGACGCCTGCTGGTCTCGACATCGAGCTGACGGACGACGGCCTGCGGATCCATGGGACGACTGCGCCCGCAACCGGGTTGGTCGACGCGGATCGCATCGTGCTGATTGCCCGCGCGGCCGACGGTGGCGACGTGGCGGCGGTCATCCCGATCGATGACGTCGGAGTCCGCGTGCGCGAGACCCTGGATCTCCTTCGCTCATGGGCGGTTGTCGACATCGACCTGACCGTCGGTGCGGGACAATGGGCGTCGATGCCGGCCGGCACAGCCGACACGGTCACCGAACAACTTGCCACGTTCCGCGCCGCCGACGCGCTCGGTTGCGCCGATCGGCTCCTCGGTCTTGCCGTCGATTATGCCGGGCAGAGAACACAATTCGATCGCCCTATCGGAACGTTCCAGGCGGTCAAGCATCATCTGGCGAACATGGCTCTGGCGGTTGAGGCCTCGCGTTCGACCTTGTGGGCGGCCGCGCTCGCTCTCGACGACGACGCTCTCGACGACGGCGCTCTCGACGACGACGCTCTCGACACGGACAGGACTGCGCGAGCCCTGGCGGTGTCGTCGGCGGTCGCCTTCGCGTGCCGGAGCGCCGGTGAGGTCGCCCAGTTGGCGCTCCAGGTCCACGGGGGAATCGGTTTCACCTGGGAGCACGACGTCCATCTGTTGCTCCGGCGGATCAAGGTCGACGAACTCCTCGACGGTTCGGTCAGCGATCATCATCGCCGCATCACCGACCTGCGAGCGGGTTCGACCGGCACGTCCTAG